The Armatimonadota bacterium genome includes a region encoding these proteins:
- the crcB gene encoding fluoride efflux transporter CrcB, which yields MAKAAYIGIGAAAGANARFWLGRWVQAKLGHDFPWGTFFVNMTGTFLIGLVMGLILKREGGEAWRLLLAVGLLGGYTTYSTFGYETLGLMNSGMWGRAALYTFGHLFVGILAIWMGEQAARIV from the coding sequence CTGGCCAAGGCGGCTTACATCGGCATCGGGGCGGCGGCAGGCGCCAACGCTCGATTTTGGCTCGGACGCTGGGTGCAGGCTAAGTTAGGCCACGACTTCCCCTGGGGCACCTTCTTCGTCAACATGACCGGAACGTTTCTCATCGGTCTGGTCATGGGCCTTATCCTCAAGCGCGAAGGCGGCGAGGCTTGGCGGCTGTTGTTGGCCGTCGGACTATTGGGCGGCTACACGACTTACTCAACGTTCGGCTACGAAACCTTGGGTCTGATGAACTCCGGCATGTGGGGACGCGCCGCGCTCTACACCTTTGGACATCTGTTCGTCGGCATCCTCGCTATCTGGATGGGCGAACAGGCCGCCAGAATCGTCTAG